A stretch of Episyrphus balteatus chromosome 2, idEpiBalt1.1, whole genome shotgun sequence DNA encodes these proteins:
- the LOC129910833 gene encoding protein yellow isoform X2: protein MDHSVTGSPELIPYPDWRSNTAGDCANSLTTVYRIKVDECGRLWVLDTGTLGIGNTTTNPCPYAVNVYDLATNTRIRHYEFRPDDTNANTFIANIAVDVGKSCDDAFAYFSDELGYGLVVYSWEQNKSWRFSSHSYFFPDPLRGDYNIAGLNFQWGEEGIFGMALTPIRSDGFRTMYFSPLASHREFAVSTRILRDESRVEDSYHDFVPLDERGPNSHTTSRVMSDDGVMLFNLIDQNAVGCWHSSMPYSPQFHGVVDRDDVGLVFPADVKIDENKNVWVLSDRMPVFLLSDLDYNDVNFRIYSAPLTNLIENTICDLRSNVYGPSNSVATKQPSLQYGIKNLGVPRPTIQQRPALQPSKGYLPPLLGPAISPVGYTTQKIPAAKAFVYNQHNGISYETGGPQTFPGIGLRDFPTTRSSWWGQ, encoded by the coding sequence ATGGACCATAGTGTGACGGGATCACCAGAACTGATTCCATATCCAGATTGGAGAAGCAACACAGCTGGTGATTGCGCCAACAGCTTGACCACCGTTTACAGAATCAAAGTCGATGAGTGCGGCCGTTTATGGGTACTAGACACTGGTACTTTAGGAATTGGAAACACCACAACAAATCCCTGTCCATATGCGGTTAATGTATACGACTTGGCGACAAACACTCGTATACGTCACTATGAATTCCGTCCCGATGACACCAATGCCAACACTTTTATTGCCAACATTGCCGTTGATGTGGGAAAGAGTTGCGATGATGCATTTGCTTACTTCTCTGATGAGTTGGGTTATGGTCTGGTTGTGTATTCTTGGGAGCAGAACAAGTCATGGAGATTCTCTTCGCACAGCTATTTCTTCCCAGATCCTCTCAGAGGGGATTACAACATTGCCGGTTTGAACTTCCAATGGGGCGAGGAGGGTATCTTTGGAATGGCTTTGACTCCAATTCGATCGGATGGTTTCAGAACAATGTACTTCAGTCCTTTGGCAAGTCATCGGGAATTCGCAGTGTCCACTAGAATTTTGCGTGATGAGAGTCGAGTTGAAGACAGCTACCATGACTTTGTGCCATTAGACGAACGTGGTCCAAACAGTCACACAACTTCACGAGTTATGAGCGATGACGGGGTAATGTTGTTCAATTTGATTGACCAGAATGCTGTTGGATGCTGGCACTCTTCAATGCCTTATTCACCTCAATTCCATGGAGTTGTAGATCGTGACGATGTTGGCCTTGTATTCCCTGCTGATGTTAAAATTGACGAGAATAAGAACGTATGGGTCCTTTCCGACAGAATGCCAGTGTTCCTTCTCTCCGATCTTGACTACAATGATGTGAACTTCCGTATTTATTCAGCTCCTTTGACAAACTTGattgaaaatacaatttgtgATTTGAGAAGCAATGTATATGGTCCATCAAACAGTGTTGCTACCAAACAACCCTCACTTCAGTATGGCATTAAAAATCTTGGTGTACCCAGACCAACAATTCAGCAAAGACCTGCCTTGCAACCTTCCAAGGGTTATTTGCCACCTCTATTGGGGCCAGCAATCTCGCCAGTGGGCTACACCACTCAGAAGATTCCAGCAGCTAAGGCTTTCGTTTACAATCAACACAATGGAATAAGCTACGAAACTGGTGGTCCCCAGACATTCCCAGGAATTGGTTTAAGAGACTTCCCGACAACCAGAAGCTCATGGTGGGGTCAGtag